The sequence TGCGGCCGGCTCCGGCCCCGGTCCCTGTTCCGGACCCGGCGGCCGCGGACGGCGGCCCGGGGCTATTCGGCTTTTGAGTTGTAGTTGTCATGGATAGGGAATGTAGCGCCCCGGCATGCCAAAAAGCACTGAAACTCATTAACAATAGGCCGCCAAGTTCCTGCCTGGTCACTGCCCGGAAAAGGGTCTTCCTGAAGGTGAAAGCGGCCGCGTCGGCTAGTCGCCGAACGCGAATGTAGGACTACACCGCCTTGCGTGGCAGCTTCGATTGAGCGCGCGAGTTCTTTCGGGGACGAGTCTTTGAGGATGTAGCCCTAAGCCCCTGCTGCCATCAGGCTGTGAACAAGGTCGGCGTCCGCGGACGTCGGCAGCACCAGCACAGCGATTTCGGGTAATCGGGCCGCGGGATGTAGGATCATCCGAGTCGCTGGTACGGGACTTTTCTGTCCATGCCGGCCTTTGTACTTGCAAGAGACCCAACTCGGGCACGATCCGCCTTAGCGTTTACCGCTGTGAGCAGGTGGAACCGACCCGAAGTTTCAACCCTGAGGGAATCGATAATGAAGAAGGATATCCACCCGGATTACCACCCGGTGGTCTTCCAGGACGCTGGTACCGGTAACCAGTTCCTGACCAAGTCCACCGCGTCCTCCGACCGTACCGTGCAGTGGGAAGACGGCAACGAGTACCCGCTCATCGTCGTCGACGTGACCGCCGAGTCCCACCCGTTCTGGACCGGCGCTCAGCGCGTCATGGACACTGCTGGCCGTGTCGAGCGCTTCAACCAGCGCTTCGGCAAGATGGCTCGCCGGAAGAAGAAGACGAAGGGGGGAGAGTAAGAAATGGCAACCCCGAAGTTCAAGAAGTCCCGCGCGAACACCCGTATGCGCCGTTCCACCTGGAAGGCCGACAACGTCGCGCTGCAGGAAGTCAAGATCGACGGCCAGACCGTGCGCATCCCGCGCCGCCTGGTGAAGGCCGCCCAGCTCGGCCTCGTTGACGTCGAGCAGTTCTAAAA is a genomic window of Corynebacterium massiliense DSM 45435 containing:
- a CDS encoding type B 50S ribosomal protein L31; this translates as MKKDIHPDYHPVVFQDAGTGNQFLTKSTASSDRTVQWEDGNEYPLIVVDVTAESHPFWTGAQRVMDTAGRVERFNQRFGKMARRKKKTKGGE
- the rpmF gene encoding 50S ribosomal protein L32, with protein sequence MATPKFKKSRANTRMRRSTWKADNVALQEVKIDGQTVRIPRRLVKAAQLGLVDVEQF